TAGAAAAACAATTTGGGATAAAGTTTGATAATCTTGTTTCTAAGATTGATAGCGCAGAAAAGAATTTAGATACCAAGATTGATGGTTTAGAGACTAAAATAGATAGTGTAAAAAATGAACTTAATACTAAAATCGATTTCGTAGAAAAGAATTTGAATACCAAAATAGATGGTATAAAGAATGAATTTAATGTCAAAATAGATGGTGTAAATACTAAAATTGACACTGTAGAAAAGAATTTGAATACTAAAATAGATACTATAGAAAAGAATTTGAATACTAAAATAGATACTATAGAAAAGAATTTAAAACAAGATATATCTAATCTGGAACAAAATCTTAAACAAACTCTTGACGAAAAGCTAGAAATTAATACTAAATTGCTTTTAGAAAAAATCGAGATAAGTAACAGAATGATAACTATTATGACAGCAGTAGTGGTCCCCATCGCCATATCGGCCGTAGCAGCTATTGTTGTATCTCTAATTGCTGGGTTTTTCAAATAGCAATTA
The sequence above is a segment of the Borreliella afzelii genome. Coding sequences within it:
- the bdr gene encoding Bdr family repetitive protein, whose amino-acid sequence is MKPALPNIASVTEEQIYNEFIRLGMEQLIAQDLSKRYYHNELTYRDLENLEKQFGIKFDNLVSKIDSAEKNLDTKIDGLETKIDSVKNELNTKIDFVEKNLNTKIDGIKNEFNVKIDGVNTKIDTVEKNLNTKIDTIEKNLNTKIDTIEKNLKQDISNLEQNLKQTLDEKLEINTKLLLEKIEISNRMITIMTAVVVPIAISAVAAIVVSLIAGFFK